The following coding sequences lie in one Streptococcus suis genomic window:
- a CDS encoding transposase, translating into MGRKFSLKKKLTYPVETETITYKRKKAKGVRQAIFSQFTPEIVHHELQGEDCTCPDCHGQLKEIGSTVQRQELVFIPAQLKRIDHVQHAYKCQACSQKNLSDKIIKAPIPKAPLAHSLGSASIIAHTIHQKFNLKVPNYRQEEDWNKLGLPISRKEIANWHIKSSQYYFEPIYNLLHEKLLEQPILHADETSYKVLENDSQLTFYWTFLSGKHEKKGITLYHHDKRRSGLVVEEVLGDYAGYVHCDMWSAYRQLDKAQLVGCWAHVRRKFFEATPKKTDKTSLGAKGLAYCDRLFALENDWADLSTEERRHKRQTELTPLMDEFFDWCRNQAVLPGSKLGTAMEYSLKYETTFRNVLLDGDLVLSNNMAERAMKTLVMGRKNWLFSQSFEGAKSTAVILSLLETAKRHGLDAEKYMTYLLEHLPNEETLAKKEVLEAYLPWKETIKRACK; encoded by the coding sequence TTGGGGAGGAAATTCTCCCTGAAGAAGAAGCTGACTTACCCAGTTGAAACAGAAACGATTACCTATAAACGCAAGAAAGCTAAGGGAGTTCGTCAGGCTATTTTCAGCCAATTCACTCCAGAGATAGTGCATCACGAATTGCAAGGCGAAGATTGTACCTGTCCAGACTGTCATGGTCAATTAAAGGAGATTGGTTCAACTGTTCAACGACAAGAGTTGGTCTTCATTCCTGCACAATTAAAGCGGATTGACCATGTTCAACACGCATACAAGTGTCAGGCATGTAGTCAGAAGAATCTGAGCGATAAGATTATCAAGGCTCCCATTCCTAAGGCACCTTTGGCACACAGCTTGGGTTCAGCCTCTATCATTGCCCACACCATTCACCAGAAGTTCAATCTGAAGGTGCCCAATTACCGTCAGGAAGAGGATTGGAACAAGCTCGGTCTGCCCATCAGTCGCAAGGAAATAGCCAATTGGCACATCAAGTCTAGTCAGTATTATTTCGAACCGATTTATAACCTGTTGCACGAGAAATTGTTGGAGCAGCCTATTCTCCATGCGGATGAAACCTCCTACAAGGTCTTAGAAAATGATAGCCAGTTGACCTTCTACTGGACTTTCTTGTCTGGGAAGCATGAGAAAAAGGGCATCACCCTCTATCATCATGACAAACGACGGAGTGGCTTGGTTGTGGAGGAAGTTCTTGGGGACTATGCGGGCTATGTACATTGTGACATGTGGTCAGCCTATCGGCAGTTAGACAAGGCTCAGCTGGTTGGCTGTTGGGCTCATGTCAGAAGAAAATTCTTTGAGGCGACTCCTAAGAAGACAGACAAGACTTCTTTAGGTGCTAAGGGTTTAGCCTATTGCGACCGCCTATTTGCCTTAGAGAATGACTGGGCAGATTTGTCTACTGAGGAACGGCGACATAAACGGCAGACAGAGTTAACTCCCTTGATGGACGAGTTCTTTGATTGGTGTCGCAATCAGGCCGTTTTGCCAGGCTCCAAATTGGGCACTGCAATGGAGTATAGCCTCAAATACGAAACCACCTTCCGAAACGTTCTCTTGGACGGTGACCTAGTCCTATCCAACAATATGGCTGAGAGGGCTATGAAGACCTTGGTGATGGGCAGAAAAAATTGGCTGTTCTCTCAGAGCTTTGAGGGAGCCAAGTCGACAGCTGTCATTTTGAGTCTTTTGGAAACAGCTAAGCGACACGGACTTGATGCAGAGAAATATATGACCTATCTTCTAGAACACTTACCCAACGAAGAGACGCTCGCAAAAAAAGAGGTGCTAGAGGCTTATTTGCCATGGAAGGAAACAATTAAGAGAGCGTGTAAATAG
- a CDS encoding transposase produces the protein MESQDKVIESLTKTIEIMTNELSLLREQIEYLRQKLYGKSSEKVVYQPGQLSLFGEEILPEEEADLPS, from the coding sequence ATGGAGTCACAAGATAAAGTGATTGAAAGTCTAACAAAAACCATTGAAATCATGACCAACGAGTTGAGCCTCCTTCGTGAACAGATTGAGTATCTGAGACAGAAACTCTACGGAAAATCATCAGAGAAGGTTGTGTATCAACCCGGTCAGCTGAGCTTGTTTGGGGAGGAAATTCTCCCTGAAGAAGAAGCTGACTTACCCAGTTGA
- the lacD gene encoding tagatose-bisphosphate aldolase: MTKLQLSQAKFNHMTRLSNSDQVIAALAIDQRGALKRLLAAAAGGGEFGDDILIDFKKVISSDLTPYASSILLDAEYGVPASELRHADCGFIAAYEKTGYDASTPGRLPDLLPNWSAKRIKELGADAVKILLYYDVDDKPEINDIKHAWVERIGSECIAEDIPYFVEILTYDASDMDVTSREYAALKPHKVNGAMREFSKSRYNADVLKVEVPVNMNFVEGYTDKEPVYTVEEAKAFFKEQTDSTHLPFIYLSAGVSAKLFQETLVFAKEAGSSFNGVLCGRATWKDAVAIFASEGEEAAKAWLADQGRRNVEELNEVLATTARPWTEKVEVK, from the coding sequence ATGACAAAATTACAACTTTCTCAGGCAAAATTCAATCACATGACCCGCTTGTCAAACAGCGATCAGGTGATTGCGGCCTTGGCGATTGACCAACGTGGTGCATTGAAACGCCTGCTTGCTGCTGCAGCAGGTGGTGGTGAATTTGGTGATGACATTTTGATTGACTTCAAGAAAGTCATCTCAAGCGATTTGACTCCTTATGCAAGCTCCATTCTCTTGGATGCGGAATACGGTGTTCCGGCTTCAGAATTGCGCCATGCAGATTGCGGTTTCATTGCAGCTTATGAAAAAACAGGTTACGATGCGTCCACACCAGGTCGTTTGCCAGACCTTTTGCCAAATTGGTCAGCCAAACGTATCAAAGAATTGGGCGCGGATGCCGTAAAAATCTTGCTTTACTATGATGTAGATGACAAGCCAGAAATCAACGACATTAAGCATGCTTGGGTAGAACGCATTGGTAGTGAGTGTATCGCAGAAGATATTCCTTACTTCGTCGAAATCTTGACTTATGATGCCAGCGATATGGATGTGACTTCTCGTGAATACGCAGCCCTCAAACCACACAAGGTCAATGGTGCCATGCGTGAATTTAGTAAGTCACGTTATAATGCCGACGTGCTCAAGGTTGAAGTACCTGTCAATATGAACTTTGTAGAAGGCTACACAGATAAAGAGCCAGTCTATACAGTTGAGGAAGCTAAGGCCTTCTTCAAGGAACAAACAGATAGTACCCACTTGCCATTCATTTATTTGAGCGCTGGCGTATCTGCTAAACTTTTCCAAGAAACCCTTGTCTTTGCCAAAGAAGCTGGTTCAAGCTTTAATGGTGTCCTGTGTGGTCGGGCGACTTGGAAGGATGCAGTAGCCATCTTTGCAAGCGAGGGTGAAGAAGCAGCCAAAGCTTGGTTGGCAGATCAAGGCCGCCGCAACGTAGAAGAACTCAACGAGGTTCTAGCAACTACAGCGCGTCCTTGGACTGAAAAAGTTGAAGTAAAATAA
- the nagA gene encoding N-acetylglucosamine-6-phosphate deacetylase: protein MTVFIKAKSIILPESEVKSAYLEITDNGQFGRIVTEKPEGEIVDYSDFHLAPGLVDTHIHGYASHDVMDNDFEGIKVISEGLLSCGVTSWLPTTLTDTTENLDAVCETIGTYAGQETGAKIQGIFLEGPFFTEKYKGAQNPKYMSDPCIEKLDNWYSLSKGLVNKIAIAPEREGVKEFIEFANSKAIHTALAHSDATYAQAEAAVEAGANIFVHVYNGMSGLHHREPGMVGAALNLKNVYAEMICDGHHVHPAAAEIVVKARGAEETVLITDCMRAGGMGEGESRLGEFEVVVKDGTARLKESGSLAGSILELIEAVQNVVKWGLVSLPDALRMASLAPARSVNIDHICGRIAEGRAADFIVVDDAGRLQATYLDGVKRFG, encoded by the coding sequence ATGACAGTATTTATAAAAGCAAAATCTATTATTTTACCAGAGAGTGAGGTCAAATCAGCCTATTTGGAAATTACTGACAATGGTCAGTTTGGACGGATTGTGACTGAAAAGCCTGAAGGGGAGATTGTTGATTATTCTGACTTTCATTTAGCACCAGGGCTAGTTGATACACATATCCACGGCTACGCTTCTCACGATGTTATGGACAATGATTTTGAAGGGATCAAGGTAATTTCAGAAGGCCTCTTGTCTTGTGGGGTAACCTCTTGGCTTCCAACGACCTTAACAGATACGACTGAAAATTTAGATGCAGTTTGTGAAACGATTGGGACTTATGCAGGGCAGGAAACAGGCGCCAAGATTCAAGGTATTTTCTTAGAAGGTCCTTTCTTTACAGAAAAATACAAGGGAGCACAAAATCCTAAGTACATGAGTGATCCATGCATTGAAAAGTTGGACAACTGGTACAGCTTATCCAAAGGTTTAGTCAATAAAATTGCTATTGCTCCAGAACGTGAAGGCGTCAAAGAATTCATCGAGTTTGCTAACAGCAAGGCAATTCATACTGCCTTGGCTCACAGCGATGCGACCTATGCGCAAGCGGAAGCGGCAGTAGAAGCTGGTGCCAATATCTTCGTCCATGTTTACAATGGGATGAGTGGGCTTCATCACCGTGAACCAGGTATGGTCGGAGCTGCTTTGAATTTAAAAAATGTCTATGCGGAAATGATTTGTGATGGACACCATGTTCATCCAGCTGCGGCAGAAATCGTGGTCAAAGCACGTGGAGCAGAGGAAACTGTTTTGATTACGGACTGTATGCGAGCTGGCGGTATGGGGGAAGGGGAGTCCCGCCTCGGTGAATTTGAAGTTGTTGTAAAAGATGGAACTGCTCGTTTAAAAGAAAGTGGTAGTTTGGCAGGTTCTATCTTAGAATTGATCGAAGCAGTGCAGAATGTTGTGAAATGGGGCTTGGTGTCCCTACCTGATGCCCTTCGTATGGCTTCTCTGGCACCAGCTCGCTCTGTCAATATTGACCATATTTGTGGTCGGATTGCAGAAGGCCGAGCTGCAGACTTTATCGTCGTAGATGATGCAGGACGCTTACAAGCGACCTATCTAGATGGCGTGAAACGATTTGGTTAA
- a CDS encoding YlbF/YmcA family competence regulator, with the protein MSTNIYDIANELERAIRNLPEYKAVEAVKVSVEGDSEAKEILESYISFQKEIQSKLQAGEIPTEADQKKMLDFNKKVQGNPLLTEYFSKQQQLGTYVADLERIIFKPLNELL; encoded by the coding sequence ATGTCAACAAATATCTATGATATAGCAAATGAATTGGAACGTGCAATCCGTAACCTGCCTGAATATAAGGCAGTGGAAGCCGTTAAGGTCTCAGTTGAGGGGGATTCAGAAGCCAAAGAAATATTGGAAAGTTATATTTCTTTCCAAAAAGAAATCCAATCTAAATTGCAGGCTGGTGAAATTCCTACTGAAGCTGACCAAAAGAAAATGTTGGATTTCAACAAGAAAGTTCAGGGAAATCCACTTTTGACGGAATATTTCAGCAAGCAACAACAATTGGGAACTTATGTAGCTGATTTGGAACGTATCATCTTCAAGCCTCTCAACGAATTGTTGTAA
- a CDS encoding prephenate dehydrogenase, with protein sequence MKKTILIVGLGLIGSSLALCIRKDHPDYHLIGFDPNEQSCQIALGKGMVDEVSMELEGVAKQADVILLCVPIQVSLRLIEEFSALELKDTVLITDAGSTKSAIVAVAEEHLAPRQINFIGGHPMAGSHKSGASAADLHLFENAYYIMTPCQATKQDAVPRLTDLLSGTGARFVQIDAAEHDRVTSQISHFPHVLASSLMHQAGEFAQDHPFTNNFAAGGFRDMTRIAESEPSMWTSILLTNADSILNRIEEFQARLSEISDVLRSGDQKAIWDFFDKGRQTRKAMEIHKRAGVDSFYDLFLSVPDEEDTILKVLEVLRGISIVNIRINEENREDIHGILQITFKNKGNLEDAAKRLREQTTYKIHLD encoded by the coding sequence ATGAAAAAAACGATTTTAATTGTAGGTCTAGGGTTGATTGGAAGTTCACTTGCGCTCTGTATTCGCAAAGACCATCCTGACTATCACCTCATTGGCTTTGATCCTAACGAACAATCATGCCAAATTGCCTTGGGCAAGGGGATGGTTGATGAGGTATCAATGGAATTGGAGGGTGTAGCAAAGCAGGCGGATGTGATTCTTCTGTGTGTTCCAATTCAAGTTTCTTTGCGTTTGATTGAAGAATTTAGTGCTCTTGAATTGAAGGATACGGTCTTGATTACAGATGCAGGTTCAACGAAGTCTGCAATTGTGGCTGTTGCTGAGGAACATTTGGCGCCAAGACAAATTAATTTTATCGGTGGACACCCTATGGCAGGTAGTCATAAATCTGGTGCCAGTGCAGCAGATCTCCATCTATTTGAGAATGCTTACTACATTATGACACCGTGTCAGGCTACCAAGCAGGATGCGGTTCCTCGATTGACAGATTTGTTATCTGGAACGGGGGCACGTTTTGTTCAGATTGATGCGGCAGAACATGACCGTGTGACCAGTCAAATTTCACATTTTCCACACGTATTGGCTTCTAGTTTGATGCACCAAGCTGGAGAGTTTGCGCAAGATCATCCCTTTACGAATAATTTTGCAGCTGGAGGATTTAGAGATATGACACGGATTGCGGAAAGTGAGCCGAGCATGTGGACTAGCATTTTGCTAACCAATGCAGATTCTATTCTAAATCGAATCGAGGAATTTCAAGCACGTCTCTCAGAAATTTCAGATGTTCTCAGATCTGGCGATCAAAAAGCAATTTGGGACTTTTTTGATAAAGGACGTCAAACTCGTAAAGCCATGGAAATTCACAAGCGTGCAGGTGTTGATTCTTTCTACGATTTATTCCTTAGTGTTCCTGATGAGGAAGATACGATTTTGAAGGTTTTGGAAGTCTTACGGGGTATTTCCATTGTCAATATTCGTATCAATGAAGAGAACCGTGAAGATATACACGGTATTTTACAAATTACGTTTAAAAACAAAGGAAATTTGGAAGACGCTGCGAAACGTTTAAGAGAGCAGACGACTTACAAAATCCATTTAGATTAG
- the aroC gene encoding chorismate synthase → MRYLTAGESHGPRLTAIIEGVPAGLPLTAEDINEDLKRRQGGYGRGSRMQIETDRVEITAGVRHGKTTGAPITLNVTNKDHQKWLDIMAVEDIEEKLKSKRRIKHPRPGHADLVGGMKYRFDDLRNSLERSSARETTMRVAVGAVAKRILAELDIEIANHVVVFGGKEIDVPDGLSVAEIKERAAQSEVSIVNQEREEEIKAYIDQIKRDGDTIGGVIETVVGGVPAGLGSYVQWDKKLDAKLAQAVVSINAFKGVEFGVGFQAGYLKGSQVMDEILWSQEKGYTRRTNNLGGFEGGMTNGEALIIRGVMKPIPTLYKPLMSVDIDTHEPYKATVERSDPTALPAAGVVMESVVATTLATEILEKFSSDNMEELKAAVASHRDYVKNF, encoded by the coding sequence ATGCGTTATTTAACAGCTGGTGAGTCTCACGGACCACGTCTAACAGCCATTATTGAGGGAGTTCCAGCTGGTCTTCCTTTAACAGCTGAGGATATTAATGAAGATTTAAAACGTCGCCAGGGGGGATACGGTCGTGGTAGTCGGATGCAGATTGAAACAGATCGCGTAGAGATTACGGCTGGTGTTCGTCACGGCAAGACAACAGGTGCCCCGATTACATTGAATGTGACCAATAAAGACCATCAAAAATGGTTGGATATTATGGCAGTTGAGGATATCGAAGAGAAACTCAAAAGTAAGCGTCGTATCAAACATCCACGACCAGGACATGCTGACCTAGTTGGTGGTATGAAATATCGCTTTGATGATTTGCGTAATTCCTTGGAGCGTTCTAGTGCGCGTGAGACAACTATGCGTGTGGCTGTAGGTGCGGTTGCCAAACGGATTTTGGCTGAGTTGGATATTGAAATTGCTAACCATGTAGTCGTTTTCGGAGGGAAGGAAATTGATGTCCCAGATGGTTTAAGCGTAGCAGAAATCAAAGAGCGTGCAGCCCAGTCAGAAGTATCCATTGTCAACCAAGAGCGTGAAGAAGAAATAAAAGCCTATATTGATCAAATCAAGCGAGATGGAGATACTATTGGCGGAGTGATTGAGACTGTTGTTGGAGGAGTTCCAGCTGGCTTGGGGTCATATGTGCAATGGGATAAAAAGTTAGATGCAAAATTAGCGCAGGCTGTTGTTTCAATCAATGCTTTTAAGGGAGTAGAATTTGGAGTAGGCTTCCAAGCTGGCTATCTCAAAGGGAGTCAAGTCATGGACGAAATTCTCTGGTCCCAAGAAAAAGGATATACACGCCGAACCAATAATCTAGGTGGTTTCGAAGGTGGTATGACCAATGGCGAGGCTCTGATTATTCGTGGTGTTATGAAACCAATTCCGACCCTCTATAAGCCATTGATGTCGGTTGACATTGATACTCATGAGCCTTATAAAGCTACTGTGGAACGTTCAGATCCAACGGCTCTCCCAGCAGCTGGTGTGGTCATGGAATCAGTCGTAGCCACAACTCTAGCGACAGAAATCCTAGAGAAGTTCTCTTCCGATAATATGGAGGAATTGAAAGCTGCAGTAGCCAGTCATCGCGACTATGTCAAAAATTTCTAG
- a CDS encoding type I 3-dehydroquinate dehydratase, which yields MKIVVPIMPRNLEDVEAIDVERLAEADIVEWRADYLPKDDILRVAPAIFEKCNGKEVVFTIRTTREGGHLDLDDQEYVNLIKEVAALYQPDYIDFEYYSYKPVFEQMLEFPNLVLSYHNFEETPSNYMEIMSELTSLSPAVVKMAVMAKTEQDVLDVMNYTRGFKSLNTEQTFATIAMGELGKLTRIAGVITGSCWTFASLDETSAPGQMSLGNTRKFLEILEN from the coding sequence ATGAAAATAGTAGTTCCTATTATGCCTAGAAATCTGGAAGATGTAGAGGCCATTGATGTAGAACGTCTAGCAGAGGCAGATATTGTTGAATGGCGAGCAGACTATCTTCCGAAAGATGATATTTTAAGAGTAGCACCTGCTATATTTGAAAAATGTAATGGTAAGGAAGTGGTTTTCACCATTCGAACAACACGTGAAGGTGGCCACTTGGATTTGGACGATCAAGAATATGTCAATTTAATCAAAGAAGTTGCAGCGCTTTATCAGCCAGATTATATTGATTTTGAATATTATTCTTATAAGCCGGTTTTTGAGCAGATGTTGGAGTTTCCTAATCTTGTGTTGAGTTATCATAATTTTGAGGAAACACCGTCTAATTATATGGAAATCATGTCTGAACTAACTAGCCTGTCACCAGCTGTTGTTAAAATGGCTGTAATGGCTAAGACAGAGCAGGATGTCCTAGATGTTATGAATTATACTCGTGGTTTTAAATCGCTGAACACCGAGCAGACATTTGCGACAATCGCTATGGGTGAACTAGGGAAGTTAACGCGTATTGCAGGTGTGATTACAGGATCCTGCTGGACTTTTGCCAGCTTAGATGAAACATCTGCACCTGGACAGATGTCTTTAGGCAATACTCGTAAGTTTTTGGAAATTTTGGAGAATTAA
- a CDS encoding class I SAM-dependent rRNA methyltransferase codes for MKIKVNRIAEQKINRGIQLLDSADFSGFSFDEDRLAVLYSESGSYLGQAYLSKQNKGIGWLFSRSNQDLTMDFFVKLFVDAKQKRQHFYQSEVTNAFRLFNQDGDNFGGMTVDLYDEYAVFSWYNTFIYSVKEMIVAAFQQVFPEVRGAYEKIRFKGLAFESTHLYGEEAPEYFTVLENGVHYQVFMNDGLMTGIFLDQHEVRGSLVDGLAAGKSLLNMFSYTAAFSIAAAMGGAGETTSVDLAKRSRELSKAHFKVNSLDLDNHHFVVMDVFEYFKYAKRKGLTYDVIVLDPPSFARNKKQTFSVAKDYHKLISQSLEILNTGGTIIASTNAANVSVEKFKRQIEKGFGVRKHRYEASYRLPADFVINKNDESSNYLKVFTIQVDK; via the coding sequence ATGAAAATAAAGGTAAACCGTATTGCAGAACAGAAAATAAACAGAGGGATTCAACTCTTGGATAGCGCTGATTTTTCAGGTTTTTCGTTTGATGAAGACAGGCTGGCTGTTTTGTATTCAGAGTCTGGAAGCTATTTGGGCCAGGCTTATTTATCCAAACAGAATAAGGGAATAGGCTGGCTGTTTAGTAGAAGCAATCAAGATTTGACCATGGATTTTTTTGTTAAACTATTCGTGGATGCTAAACAGAAACGTCAACATTTTTATCAATCTGAGGTGACGAACGCTTTTCGTTTATTTAATCAAGATGGAGATAATTTTGGCGGAATGACGGTTGACTTGTATGATGAATACGCAGTTTTTTCATGGTATAATACCTTTATTTATTCTGTTAAAGAGATGATTGTTGCTGCCTTTCAACAGGTATTTCCAGAAGTAAGAGGAGCTTATGAGAAGATTCGTTTTAAAGGTTTGGCCTTTGAGTCTACTCATCTGTATGGAGAAGAAGCCCCTGAATATTTCACTGTGTTGGAAAATGGAGTTCACTATCAGGTCTTTATGAATGATGGTCTGATGACGGGAATCTTTTTGGATCAGCATGAGGTACGTGGTTCCTTGGTGGATGGTCTGGCAGCAGGCAAGTCACTTTTGAACATGTTTTCGTATACGGCAGCATTTTCTATTGCTGCTGCCATGGGCGGAGCAGGGGAAACGACTTCTGTTGACTTAGCCAAACGCTCGCGAGAACTTTCTAAAGCTCACTTTAAGGTTAATAGTTTAGACTTAGATAATCATCACTTTGTAGTAATGGATGTATTTGAATATTTCAAATATGCCAAACGTAAAGGCTTAACTTATGATGTGATTGTCTTGGATCCGCCAAGCTTTGCACGAAATAAGAAACAAACCTTTTCAGTAGCCAAAGATTATCACAAGTTGATTTCTCAATCTTTGGAAATACTAAATACAGGTGGAACTATTATCGCTTCGACCAACGCCGCAAATGTTTCTGTTGAAAAATTTAAACGGCAGATTGAAAAAGGTTTTGGTGTTAGAAAACACCGTTATGAGGCAAGTTACCGCTTGCCGGCCGATTTTGTAATCAATAAAAATGATGAAAGTAGTAATTACCTAAAGGTCTTTACGATACAGGTAGATAAATGA
- a CDS encoding alkaline phosphatase, which translates to MKKLIDYVKKSGQTRLGFVLILLMIYWLKTLWAYYVDFNLDTQGFFQNFIAIMNPLPVGILLLGLSLYIKNTKAFYSVTMTIYIVLFAWLFSNAVYYREFSDYISISTMMATSSVSAGLGEAALKLFRLWDIVYFLDFIAFGFLVYRKAFHWDKTPFHKKSSFAITAFSVLLFSINLFLAEIDRPELLTRGFSNTYIVRALGLPAFLGYNANQTYNAHKDRSGATASDLEPVKQYITEHYAQPNDNYFGIAKGRNVIYLHLESLQQFVIDYKLNVNGVEYEVTPFLNSLYHSSSTLAFSNFFNQVKAGKTSDAETMIETSLFGLNQGSFMVQYGGSNTQQAAPYILSQNGGYTSAVFHGNAASFWNRNNTYKQWGYNYFFDQSYFSKATAENSFQYGLNDKIMFADSIQYLEHLQQPFYTKFITVSNHYPYTTSLIGDEIGFPLANTDDETINGYFATANYLDASIKAFFDYLKATGLYENSVIVLYGDHYGISNSRNPDLAPLIGKDSQTWSDFDNAMMQRVPYMIVVPRMTNGGIFDTYGGEIDALPTLEHLLGIKSDNYLQVGQDLLSSQHSQIVALRTAGSFITPKYTSYEGKIYYTETGLEITNPDETTQKEIDAIKEATAAQLATSDAIQTGDLIRFFDNGLPALDSSQYNYIDSLAAEIALENKLGTQSTSLYSKNGNKSTIELFKAPSYLELHGSTTATSTPNTGTTSTSTSSTSQ; encoded by the coding sequence GTGAAAAAACTAATTGACTACGTCAAGAAGAGCGGACAAACTCGACTTGGCTTCGTCTTGATTTTGCTAATGATTTACTGGCTCAAAACACTCTGGGCCTACTATGTTGATTTTAATTTAGATACCCAAGGATTTTTCCAAAATTTTATCGCTATTATGAATCCTCTACCAGTAGGAATTTTATTGCTTGGTCTCTCGCTTTATATAAAGAATACGAAGGCATTCTATAGTGTAACGATGACCATTTATATTGTTCTTTTCGCCTGGCTCTTTTCAAATGCAGTCTATTATAGAGAATTTTCCGATTATATCTCCATTTCTACCATGATGGCTACCTCTAGCGTATCTGCTGGATTAGGAGAAGCAGCTCTTAAGTTATTTAGGCTATGGGATATTGTCTATTTTCTTGATTTTATAGCTTTTGGTTTCTTAGTCTACCGTAAGGCATTTCACTGGGACAAAACTCCATTTCATAAAAAATCTAGCTTTGCCATCACAGCCTTTTCAGTATTATTATTCTCTATCAATCTCTTTTTAGCAGAAATTGATAGACCTGAGCTACTTACGAGAGGATTTTCTAATACTTATATCGTCAGAGCCCTTGGTTTACCAGCTTTCCTTGGCTACAATGCTAATCAAACCTACAATGCCCATAAGGATCGCTCTGGGGCCACCGCCTCAGACCTGGAGCCTGTAAAACAATATATTACAGAACATTATGCTCAGCCGAATGACAACTACTTCGGTATTGCCAAAGGACGAAATGTTATCTATCTCCACCTAGAAAGCTTACAACAATTTGTTATTGACTATAAGTTGAACGTCAATGGTGTCGAATACGAAGTCACACCTTTCCTCAATTCTCTGTATCATTCTAGCTCTACTCTCGCCTTTTCTAATTTCTTTAACCAAGTGAAGGCAGGTAAAACCTCTGATGCCGAAACCATGATTGAAACCTCACTTTTTGGACTCAATCAAGGCTCTTTCATGGTCCAATATGGCGGAAGCAATACCCAGCAAGCCGCACCATATATTCTCTCTCAAAATGGTGGCTATACATCTGCTGTATTCCACGGTAACGCAGCTAGTTTCTGGAATAGGAACAACACCTATAAACAATGGGGTTACAATTACTTCTTTGATCAATCCTATTTCTCTAAAGCCACTGCTGAAAATTCATTCCAATACGGTCTGAATGATAAAATCATGTTCGCCGACTCTATCCAATATCTGGAACATTTACAGCAACCCTTCTATACCAAATTTATCACAGTTTCCAACCACTACCCCTATACAACCAGCTTGATTGGGGATGAGATTGGCTTTCCATTAGCCAATACAGATGATGAAACCATTAATGGCTATTTTGCTACTGCAAACTATCTCGATGCGTCCATAAAGGCATTTTTCGATTACTTAAAAGCGACTGGCTTGTACGAAAACTCCGTCATCGTTCTCTATGGTGATCACTATGGAATTTCTAATTCACGCAATCCTGACTTGGCACCGTTGATTGGAAAAGATTCTCAGACTTGGTCAGATTTTGACAATGCCATGATGCAACGTGTTCCATATATGATTGTTGTACCTAGAATGACCAACGGTGGGATTTTTGATACCTACGGTGGTGAGATTGATGCACTTCCTACTCTCGAACATCTTTTAGGAATCAAATCCGATAACTATCTTCAAGTTGGTCAAGACCTACTTTCCAGCCAACACAGCCAAATCGTGGCTCTTCGAACCGCTGGCAGTTTTATCACACCAAAATACACTAGCTACGAAGGTAAAATCTACTATACAGAAACTGGTCTTGAAATTACAAATCCAGATGAGACAACTCAGAAAGAAATTGATGCAATTAAAGAAGCTACCGCAGCACAACTGGCGACTAGCGATGCCATTCAAACTGGTGACCTTATCCGATTCTTCGACAATGGATTGCCAGCCTTGGATTCAAGTCAATATAACTACATTGACTCATTGGCTGCCGAGATTGCACTGGAGAATAAACTTGGTACACAATCGACAAGTTTGTATAGTAAAAACGGCAATAAGTCAACAATTGAACTATTTAAAGCACCAAGCTACCTAGAACTTCACGGTAGTACAACTGCTACTAGCACACCAAATACTGGTACTACCTCAACAAGTACCAGTTCAACTTCGCAGTAA